The nucleotide window AGGGTCCACAGGATGAGGGAGAGGGCGATGTTGAGCCAGGCGCGTTGGGGCCCAAAGCCGGGGAAGGGCTCCCCCAGCAGGGGGGCGAGCGTCAGGCCCACCCAGGACAAAACGAAGACGCTCCACAACAGCAGCCAGACCAAAAGGAAGAGGGGACCTGCCGACCGAAAAAGGGCTGCAGGTTTTTCAGGAACCCCTGGCGGATTTCGGCCCAGGAAGTGTACATGCGGGTGGCCACGCGGCGGCGCAGGTCAGCGTGGAGCACCTGCCATCCCTGGCGCACGGCCAGGCGGGCCAGGGCCACATCTTCGATGACCTCGCCCCGTACTGCCTTGTAGCCGCCCATGTGCCGGTAGACGCTGCGGCGAAAGGCCAGGAATTGCCCCACGGCCACGGCCAGGGCGGGGAGACGTAGCCAGCGGTTGAGCCAGTGGGGCAGAATAGCCCGCATGCCCAGGCGGATGAAGGGCAGGCTGAGCCGTTCGGCCGGGGTTTCCATCACTTGGTAGGGCAGGCCGGAGAGTACATCGGCCTGGGTGGCGTGCATCCAGGCCACGGTGAGGCCCGCGGCGTCGGGATGCAACACGGTGTCGGCATCGACGAAGAGCAGGATGTCGCCGTGGGCGGCCTGAGCCAGTTGATGGCAGGCCCAGTTCTTGCTCAGCCAACCGGGGGCAAGCCCCCCTGCAACACGGTGAGTTGAGGGTACCGCCGTTGCAACTGGCGCAGGAGGTGCCCGGTGCCGTCGGTGCTCTCGTCGTCGTCGTCGAGCACCAGGATTTCCAGGTTGCGGTAGCGTTGGGCGACCAGGGATTCGATGTAGAGGGTGATGCGCTGGGCTTCGTTGCGCGCGGGTACCAATACCGACACCAGCGGGCCCTGGCGGCAGGGGCGGATGCCTTCCAGGAAAGGTGCCACCCAGGCGTTCAGGGCTCCGTTGAGCAGTAAGGCGGCCAGCAGGGCCAGCCCCAGGGTTTGCCACCAGGTGACCCAGGTCGCGATCATGCACATCCTCGGCGGAGAGGGTGGCCCAGCCGTCTTCCCTGGGCTGGGATGGGGAGGCGTCGTGCCTAAGCGTGCAGGCGGGCTTCGATGGCGCTCTTCAATTCGTTCAGCAGGTCGGCTTCCACGGCCTGCTTGGCTGCCCGCAGGGCGCTGGTGATGGCCACCGGCCCGGAGCGGCCATGGCCCACGAGGACCAGGCCGTTGATCCCCAGCAGCGGAGCGGCCCCAATTTCATCTGGGTTGAGCATGGATTTCAGCGTATCGAAAGCCGGTTGGGCCAGCAGGGCCCCGATTTTTGTGCGCCAGGAGCTCAGCATGGCTTCTTTGAGGGTTTCGATGAGCAGTTTGACCACCGCTTCGCTGCCTTTGAGCAGCACATTGCCGGTGAAACCGTCGGTGACCACCACATCGACTTCTCCGCCGAAAAGTTCCTTGCCCTCTACATTGCCGATGAAGTGAAGGCCGCTTTCGGCCAGCAGGGGGTAGGTGGCCTTGACCAGATCGTTGCCTTTGCCGGGCTCCTCACCGTTGGAGAGCAGGCCCACGCGGGGGTTGCTGACGCCCAGCACCTTTTCGGCGTACACCGAGCCCATGATGGCGAACTGTACCAGGTACTCCGGCTTGCACTCGGCGTTGGCGCCGATATCCAGCACCACGCAATGGCCCCGCCGGGTGGGAAAGAGGGCGGTCAGGGCGGGACGCTTGACGCCGCGAATGCGCCCTAAGCGGAAGAGGGCGTTGGCCATGGCCCCTCCGGTGTTCCCGGCGGTGACAAAAGCGTCGCCTTCGCCTTTCTTGAGCAACTCCATGCCCACGGCCATGGAGTTCTCGGCCTTACGCCGCGCCGTTTCGGCGGGTTTGTCGGTCATTTCCAGCACCTCGGGAGCGTGGACGACGGTGATGCAGGCACCGCTGGTGTCCAGCGCTTCCAGGCGGGGACGCAGTTCCTCTTCGCGCCCCACGAGGATGACCTCGATGCCGTAGCGGCGTGATGCCTCAATCGCGCCCTGTACTTCCGGGTCAGGATGGTGATCGCTGCCCATGGCGTCCAGGATAATCCGCATGGCCTTGCCTCCTGCCAGTGATGGGCTGGTTTGGGATGGAGCCCGACAGCAAGTGGGATGGGACTCACCTTAGTTTAACACAAACCGTCGCCGGTAGTGATAAAATAGCCGTTACCCTTCTTCCTGCCCTGAAACGGGGCGCGAAGCGCCTCCGAAGGATGGCATCTCAGGCGAGGGGAGAGGAAAGGCGGGGGTGAAAAATCCCTTTTGCGGAGATAGGCCCATGACCGAAACCCAAGGTTTTCGACTCACCCGACCCAGCCCCACGGTGCAGGTTCATCTGCCCGATGGCCGGACCATCGAAGGGCCGCGCGGGGCGCCCATTGAAGCCTTCTTGCAGACGGTGGCCGATTCGTTCCCTGCGCCGGTGGTGGGTGCCGTGGTCAACAACTACCTGCGGGAACTCACCTACCCCATCGAGCAGGAAGCCGAGGTGCGTCCCATCACCATGGCCGACGCCGACGGCGCCCGGATTTACCGCCGGTCGCTGGTCTTCCTGTTGGAGGTGGCCTTCGCCTCCATGTTCCCCGAGGCCGCCCTCACGGTGGATCATTCGTTGGTCTCCGGCGGGTATTTTTGCCGCGTGGATGGCCGGAACATGCTTTCGCCGGATGAACTGCGGGCCCTGGAAGCCCGCATGCGCGGACTGACCGAAAAGGATCTGCCTATCGAGCGGCGGGAAGTGCCTCTGACCGAAGGGATCGAATACTTCCGCCAGCGCGGGCAGGAGGACAAGGTGCGCCTGTTGCGCCACCGCAAGAAGAACTACCTCACCCTGTACTGCCTGGACGAGTATTGCGACTACCTCCATGGGTACATGGTGCCTTCCACGGGGTATTTGCGCTGGTTTGCTTTGCGCCCCATGAGCACGGGGTTCGTGCTTTCCTACCCCCGACGCCATCGGCCGGTGGAGGTGCTGCCCCTGGAGCAGCCCAACAAGTTGTTGCAGACCTTCCAGCAGTATGGCGACTGGCTGCGTCGGTTGGGCATCAGCACCGTTGGGGCGCTTAACGACGCGGTGATTGATGGCCGATTCCAGGAAATCGTCCTGGTTTCTGAAGCGCTGCACGAACAGCGCATCGCCGAGATCGCCGCGATGATTGCTGACCGGCGCGACGAGGTGCGGGTGGTGCTCATCGCCGGGCCATCGTCTTCCGGAAAGACCACCTTCTCCAAACGGCTGGCGGTGCAACTGCTGACCCACGGTATCTCCCCCTTTCCCCTGGAAATGGACAACTATTTTGTGGATCGGGAACTCACCCCCCGCGACGAAAACGGGAATTACGATTTCGAACATGTGGACGCGCTGGACCGTCGGTTTTTGGCCGCGCATTTGCAGCGCCTGATTCAGGGAGAGCGGGTGCGGTTGCCCCGGTACAACTTCCGCCTGGGGCGTCGAGAAGAGGGAGAAGAAGTGCAACTGGCCCCAGGCCAGTTGATCATCCTTGAGGGCATCCATGGGATGAACCCGGACCTGCTCCCCGGCTTTCCGCGCGAGCGCACCTTCCGCATCTATGTTTCGGCCCTCACCCAACTCAACCTCGACCGCCACAACCGCGTCTCCACCACCGACACCCGTCTGCTGCGACGCATCGTGCGTGACGCCCGCGACCGGGGGTATTCCGCTCGTGAGACCATCGCCCACTGGGAGATGGTGCGGCGGGGCGAAAAACGCTGGATCTTTCCCTTCCAAGAGGAGGCCGATGTGATGTTCAACTCGGCCTTAGTGTATGAACTGGCCGTGCTCAAGCCGTATGCCGAACCGTTGCTGTTGCAAATCCCGCCCAGCACGCCGGAGTGGATCGAGGCCAAGCGTTTGCTGGCCCTGTTGGAGTGGTTCGAGCCCGCGCCGGCCGATTGGGTGCCCGACGATTCGCTATTGCGCGAATTCATCGGCGGTTCCATCTTGCGGCGCTTCACCCTTTGGCGTACTTCCCGAGGCGATGTATGAGCGGCCTCTTCCCTGTCACGCGACACCTTCCCCTCTGGCTGGGGCGGGTGGCGCTGCTGCTGGCGGCGGCCCTGTGGGTGTGGGCAAGCCGCACCACCCCGCAGGCCGTAACCCAGGGGCAGGTGCCCGCGCCCCAGGTGGGCTTTCTGGCCCCGGATTTCATCCTGCCCACCTTGGAGGGCGGCTCCCAGGCGCTGAGCGACCTGCGCGGGCAGGTGGTGGTGCTCAATTTCTGGGCCTCCTGGTGCCCGCCGTGCCGCGCTGAGATGCCCACCCTGGCCCGCGTGGCGCAGGAATACGCCCCCAAAAGGGTGACCGTGCTGGCCATCAACGCCACGGCCAGCGATTCCTCTGAGGCGGCCCGGCGTTTCCTCGCCGAGATAGGCGTCACCCTGCCCGTGGTGCTGGATCTGGACGGTCAGGTGGTGCAGACCTATCGCATCAGCGCCTTTCCGACCACCTTCTTCGTGGATGCCCAGGGCGTCATCCGCGACATCGTGGTCGGCGGGCCTTTGAGCGAGGCTTCCCTGCGCGCCCGTCTGGATGCGCTCATCCAGGAGGTGCCCTGATGCTTCCTGTGCTGCATCTTGGTCCTTTGGCCCTGCGCACCCCGGGCCTGCTCTGGCTGTTGGGCCTTTACCTGGGGCTCACCTGGGCCGATCGCCGGGCGCCCCGCCTGGGCCTCACACCGAACCATCTGGACAACCTCACGGTAGGGGGGCTGATCGTGGGGGTGGTGACGGCCCGCCTGGGGTACATCCTGGGGCATCTGGGGGCCTTTCCCACGCTCAAAAACTGGTTGGCCCTCGACCCGGCCCTGCTCGACCCCTGGATGGCGGGGGTAGGCGTCTTCGTCTTCGTCGCGGCGTACCTTCAGCGGCACCAACTGACCTGGGGCGCCGTGCTGGACGCCCTGGCCCCCTTAATGGTTTCCCTGGCCCTGACCTCTGCCCTGGCCTCCCTGGCCGCGGGCACGGCCTTTGGCCTCCCGACGAACCTGCCCTGGGGGATCCGCCTGGCCGACGGGGTGAAGCGTCACCCAACCCAGGTGTACGTCTTCTTGGGGTACGGCCTGCTGGCCCTGGACCTCTGGGGCTGGGGCCGTGGCCGGGGTTGGGTGCTGGCCCCCGGGGTTCCCGGTGCCCTGTTCTGGCGCACCGTGGCCGGGCTGGCGGGGTGGCGGTTGTTTGTCGAGGCCTGGCGCGGGGATAGCGTGCTGGTGTTGGGCGGCCTGCGGCAGGCTCAGGTGGCCGCCTGGCTGGTGCTGGCCGTGAGCCTGGCGGTGTTGACCGGTTTGGAGCGGAAAGCACGGGCCCGCGAGGCTGCAGAGGCGCAAAGAAGAGAGGTATAATTGTGGTAGAAACTCTCTCGGAGAAGTTGCCATGTCCCCTGCCAAGGACGTGTTCGAAATTTGCACCTTTCAGGATTTGGTCTCGGCCCTGCGTGTCCGCCCCGAGTGGCGCGAAGAGTTGCGCCCCCCGATTCTCACCGATGAATTGATGGACCTGCCCCGCAAGTTCGATGCCTTTGTGCAGGGCGAATTTCGCCCTCTGCAGCGCGATGTCACGACCCTCAAGCAAGATGTCAAAACCCTTAAACAGGATGTTGAGACCCTCAAACAAGATGTGGAGGTCCTGAGAAGAGGGATGTGGAGGTTCTCAAACAGGATGTCGGGCTTTTGAAGCGAGATGTGGTCGTGCGAGGACGCCTCAAAACCGGGGAAGAGGGCGTTTTGGTTGCGGAAGTCTCCCATGTGGTGGATATCCACGATGTAAAGTGGGCCGCTTGGCGGGCTCGGGTGGTGGCCAGAGCCTTGGGGATCCCGGCGGTTTCGGTGGTGTTGGGGCTGACCATGACGCAGGGGGGCCGCCAGGCCGTCGAGGAACGGCATGTGCTGAGCGTCATCGTAGCCGAAGGGTAGGGGAGGTAGAACGGAACGTGACTGAGACTTCATCTCTCCAGGGCAAGCGGGTCCTCGTCACCGGCGGCGCGCGGCGGGTGGGGCGAATGCTCAGCCTGGCCGCAGCCTCGCTGGGCGCCGAGGTCCTCATCCATCACGGGCATTCCCCCGAAGCCGCCGCCGAGACGGCGCGCCTGGTGGAGGCCGCGGGAGGGCGCGCGCGTGTGTTGCAGGCCGACCTGGGCGACCCTGCCCAGGTGGACGCTTTGATGGCGCAGGCCCTGGCCGAGGGGCCTCTGTTTGCCCTGGTGAACAGCGCAGCCCTCTTTGAGCCGCTGGATTGGGCGCACACCGACCGCGCGGCATGGGCGCGCCACATGCACATCAACCTGGAAGCCCCCTTCTTTCTCAGCCAGGCCTTCGCGCGTGCCCTGCCGCCCTACGCTCACGGGCGCATCGTGAACATTCTGGATTGGCGCGCCTTGCGCCCCGGCGCGGATCATCTGCCCTACACGGTGAGCAAGGCGGCCTTAGCCGCGCTGACCCGCTCGCTGGCCCTGGCCTTGGCGCCGCGGATTACCGTCAACGGCATCGCCTTGGGCGCCGTGCTGCCTCCGGCCGATGGCAGCGGCAAGGGCGTGCTCAGGCATGTGCCGGCAGGGCGTCAGGCCAAGGCCGACGAGGTGGCCGAGACGCTGCGCTTTTTGCTCACCGGCCCGGCTTATATCACTGGCGAAATCATCCATCTGGACGGGGGGCGACATCTGGTGTGAGCAGGGGCCTTGCGG belongs to Anaerolineae bacterium and includes:
- a CDS encoding glycosyltransferase; this translates as MIATWVTWWQTLGLALLAALLLNGALNAWVAPFLEGIRPCRQGPLVSVLVPARNEAQRITLYIESLVAQRYRNLEILVLDDDDESTDGTGHLLRQLQRRYPQLTVLQGGLPPVG
- the plsX gene encoding phosphate acyltransferase PlsX codes for the protein MRIILDAMGSDHHPDPEVQGAIEASRRYGIEVILVGREEELRPRLEALDTSGACITVVHAPEVLEMTDKPAETARRKAENSMAVGMELLKKGEGDAFVTAGNTGGAMANALFRLGRIRGVKRPALTALFPTRRGHCVVLDIGANAECKPEYLVQFAIMGSVYAEKVLGVSNPRVGLLSNGEEPGKGNDLVKATYPLLAESGLHFIGNVEGKELFGGEVDVVVTDGFTGNVLLKGSEAVVKLLIETLKEAMLSSWRTKIGALLAQPAFDTLKSMLNPDEIGAAPLLGINGLVLVGHGRSGPVAITSALRAAKQAVEADLLNELKSAIEARLHA
- a CDS encoding nucleoside kinase, with protein sequence MTETQGFRLTRPSPTVQVHLPDGRTIEGPRGAPIEAFLQTVADSFPAPVVGAVVNNYLRELTYPIEQEAEVRPITMADADGARIYRRSLVFLLEVAFASMFPEAALTVDHSLVSGGYFCRVDGRNMLSPDELRALEARMRGLTEKDLPIERREVPLTEGIEYFRQRGQEDKVRLLRHRKKNYLTLYCLDEYCDYLHGYMVPSTGYLRWFALRPMSTGFVLSYPRRHRPVEVLPLEQPNKLLQTFQQYGDWLRRLGISTVGALNDAVIDGRFQEIVLVSEALHEQRIAEIAAMIADRRDEVRVVLIAGPSSSGKTTFSKRLAVQLLTHGISPFPLEMDNYFVDRELTPRDENGNYDFEHVDALDRRFLAAHLQRLIQGERVRLPRYNFRLGRREEGEEVQLAPGQLIILEGIHGMNPDLLPGFPRERTFRIYVSALTQLNLDRHNRVSTTDTRLLRRIVRDARDRGYSARETIAHWEMVRRGEKRWIFPFQEEADVMFNSALVYELAVLKPYAEPLLLQIPPSTPEWIEAKRLLALLEWFEPAPADWVPDDSLLREFIGGSILRRFTLWRTSRGDV
- a CDS encoding TlpA family protein disulfide reductase — encoded protein: MSGLFPVTRHLPLWLGRVALLLAAALWVWASRTTPQAVTQGQVPAPQVGFLAPDFILPTLEGGSQALSDLRGQVVVLNFWASWCPPCRAEMPTLARVAQEYAPKRVTVLAINATASDSSEAARRFLAEIGVTLPVVLDLDGQVVQTYRISAFPTTFFVDAQGVIRDIVVGGPLSEASLRARLDALIQEVP
- a CDS encoding prolipoprotein diacylglyceryl transferase, which codes for MLPVLHLGPLALRTPGLLWLLGLYLGLTWADRRAPRLGLTPNHLDNLTVGGLIVGVVTARLGYILGHLGAFPTLKNWLALDPALLDPWMAGVGVFVFVAAYLQRHQLTWGAVLDALAPLMVSLALTSALASLAAGTAFGLPTNLPWGIRLADGVKRHPTQVYVFLGYGLLALDLWGWGRGRGWVLAPGVPGALFWRTVAGLAGWRLFVEAWRGDSVLVLGGLRQAQVAAWLVLAVSLAVLTGLERKARAREAAEAQRREV
- a CDS encoding SDR family oxidoreductase; this translates as MTETSSLQGKRVLVTGGARRVGRMLSLAAASLGAEVLIHHGHSPEAAAETARLVEAAGGRARVLQADLGDPAQVDALMAQALAEGPLFALVNSAALFEPLDWAHTDRAAWARHMHINLEAPFFLSQAFARALPPYAHGRIVNILDWRALRPGADHLPYTVSKAALAALTRSLALALAPRITVNGIALGAVLPPADGSGKGVLRHVPAGRQAKADEVAETLRFLLTGPAYITGEIIHLDGGRHLV